One genomic segment of Helianthus annuus cultivar XRQ/B chromosome 14, HanXRQr2.0-SUNRISE, whole genome shotgun sequence includes these proteins:
- the LOC110933929 gene encoding uncharacterized protein LOC110933929: MKDWSEKLGDALWAFRIAYKTPLGTTPFMIVYGKVCQLPIELEHHVLWALKTVNLDLTEAARRRFFQICELEKLSDAANARSWSIKEKTKGLLDRRLKGWKEFKKGDKVLLYNSRLKVFGVKMKSK; this comes from the coding sequence ATGAAGGATTGGTCCGAGAAGCTAGGCGATGCATTATGGGCGTTCCGCATTGCTTATAAGACACCCTTAGGAACTACCCCATTTATGATCGTTTATGGAAAAGTGTGTCAACTTCCCATCGAATTAGAACATCATGTGCTTTGGGCTCTCAAAACCGTAAACCTAGATCTAACCGAAGCCGCTAGGAGGAGATTCTTTCAAATTTGTGAGTTAGAGAAACTTAGTGATGCGGCAAACGCTCGTTCATGGAGTATTAAAGAGAAAACAAAGGGGTTGCTTGATAGAAGGCTTAAAGGATGGAAGGAGTTTAAAAAGGGGGATAAAGTGCTTCTATACAACTCCCGGTTGAAAGTTTTTGGTGTGAAGATGAAGTCAAAATAG